The Aspergillus fumigatus Af293 chromosome 7, whole genome shotgun sequence genome includes the window CGTCGCAGGCTCGGATCTTGGAAAGTGCTCGATGGTGGCTGAGTGAGTAGCCCCCTCCCCAACGGTGCCTGTCTCCTGCGTCTCATACTGACTGATACAGGCGGCTTCTTTGGCAACACCGGTGCAAACAGCTCCTATGCCGAGTACgacctcgtcatcatccccGAGGGAGACGGTCTCAACAACACCCTCGCCTCGGACCACGCCTGTCCAGGGGATAAGTCAGAAGGGTAACACCATCCTACCCCAGTTCTCACATGTCTTATTAACCAACCCAGGACTACCTCCGCCAAGAAATTCATCCCCAGGTTCACGAAACCCGCCCTATCCCGTCTAGCCCGCTTCCTTCCCCCAGACTTCAACCTCACCCCGTCCGACATCACTTCCATGATGAACCTCTGCCCCTACGAAACCGCCGCCCTCGGCACCATCTCCCCCTTCTGTACCCTCTTCACCGAGCAAGAATGGCACGACTACGCCTACAACGTCGACCTTCAATTCTACGGCAACTACGGCCTCGGTGCCCCCAGCGGCCGCGCCCAGGGGATAGGCTACGTCCTCGAGCTCGCGTCCAGACTTGCGGGACGCCTTATTCCCACCAGCGACACAAGCATCAACTCTACCTACGACAACAACGCAGCGCAATTCCCGCTGCACCAGCCCCTGTACATGGACATGTCACatgacgatgtcatcgtTGCGGTCCTTGCGGCGCTGGGACTGGAGTATTTCAAGTATGGAGAGGATGGCCTGCCAGACGAAATTGAGCATGCGCCCGAGCGGACATTCAGGCTTAACGAGATCGTGCCGTTCGGGGCGCGGCTCGTCTCGGAGGTGTGGACGTGTCCGGCGGGGCCGAAGATGAGATTCAAGGAGTTGGACGCGACGCTGTATACGAATCCGTCCGTGAGGGGTACGGACTATATCCGGTTTGTGTTGAATGGGGCGCCGCTGCCGACACAGGGGTTGGTGGGCTGTGAGCGTGCGGAGAACGGGTTCTGTGCTCTGACGGATTTTCTGGGGGGTGTGGCCAAGTTAaaggagaaggcgatgtATCAGGTTGCTTGTTTTGGGAATTATACAACTGGGCATCAAGTTGGGGATGGACGGCCTGAATAGCTTTTGATTTGAATATTCGTGCCTGGTGAATGAATCGATGATTGAGTGTAGTATCATGGATGCTCATATTCAGGTACCAGCCAGACATTgactgggactgggataTCTATGGATTGATAGTGTCGGATCTCTATGCTGCTCACTATGACCTCAGAATAACTACGTGATGAGGGCTTTCTGTTCcccactactccgtatctctCATACTACTTCCACACTCAGGCAGACTACTACATCTAACGCACAATCGTTAACCAATCACTCGTTCAACGTACAAGATGGAGTTCCAGTCTCGCATCGCCCAATACTCTCTCGACGAGATGATGATCGATGATGCAAGCGCATCCCTAGACAGCTGCATGGGCAAGCACCCTTGCGATCTCGATGCAGCATTCCACGAACTCGACTTCCCCAGCCCGCCATCCACAGAGGAAATCTCCGACACAGAGACAGAAGCTGCGACAGAGAtcgcagaagagacagagggCAAAAAGGCGCTGCCCTCCCGTCTAGAAGTCAGCTTCACCACGCCCTTGGACGGCTTTGACCCATTGCAGCGCAGGTTATCCAGGCTTACACACAGACTTCGCCACAGCGTTCTGTATTTCTTGGCTCTGTACGGTATCTCGATTCAATATGCCTTGTATCCCATTGAGGAAAGCGGGATTGGGGGCGTACACAACGCCCTACCGGTTGTGCTCCTGGTTGCGACAGACGATGTGCCAGTGTCAATGTGGAGGAAAGGTGTGAAGCGCGCATATGAGTATCTTGTGGACGTTGGGTGTTTCCCAGCTATCGACATCCCTGTGCTGGGAAAAGAGGCTCGATCAGAAGACGGACTGGACATGCAGATGAGCCGGGAGTGCAAGGTGTATCTTGCAAAGCTAGTTACTCGTGACTGAAGCCCATGGTTGCTTTGCCGAGAAGGTCTGACTGGCATTTATGAGAAAGGAAAACGACTGTGTGGACGATTTGCTCAAGCTTTTCAGAAACTTGGCTTGCAGAAAGTCGCCAATACGCTGCGACGTGCTACGAGGCGCCCTGTCTACCGACTAATGTCTGGTATATGAAGCGTTGCTTATTCCTTGTGAGGCTTGGACTAATTGTATATGGGTCAATTATCCCGCAGCGATCTCGGAAACCCTAAGCATGCCGCCATGTTAGGACACATTTGCTCATATGAAACCGGCTGTATATggcagagagaaaaagagaagcaaTGCAAACACATGAGTATATCTTCTCGATTAGCTTGCTCTATATCACAAATGCTCCATCAGTGGGCATATTCAAGAGGCAACAAACATATCGCGCATCGGGTATCTAACAATATACCAGAAAGTGCAAGTAACAGGATTGATAGCGTCACCATGTACCCCCACTTaagcagagaaagagaagttaACCATGAAAGGAAAAGGCTGATGAACGCGGCTGAAGGGTCAAAAGGGCCAACGCCGTGACAACGAATAGAAAATGACCCTAGTACGCCACAAATGCAGTAGATATGGAGATCAGGTAGATTACAAATGGGAACAAAAAGAGCTCCAAAGTGACCGAACAACGGGGAGAGATTGGACGGGCCTGCCCGCCAGGAATGTAGTACAACGAGGTAATCAGGATCAGTAGCCCCCATTGTCAAGCATCTCCATTAGAGATTCCAACTCCTGAGATGCCAACGGAGGATCAGGAGGAGGTTCGGCAACAGGACTCAACAGTGCACGGGCTCTTTCTGCCTCCTCATG containing:
- a CDS encoding histidine phosphatase family protein; protein product: MPQILVFPVSTVAFLAVLGGVSAAPTASCSAHVSAPTGATFASGFDITTSWGNLSPYKDAPGFNVSNGVPRGCELSQVHVLHRHAQRYPVSSLLDGGGMEAFAQKVKNYSKLHDGRVGKGPLDFLNQWEYMLGEDTLQVTGAATEATSGASIWAKYGRLLYRAGPGVAAWDSSLNVYPNGTARPKPIFRTTSQARILESARWWLSGFFGNTGANSSYAEYDLVIIPEGDGLNNTLASDHACPGDKSEGTTSAKKFIPRFTKPALSRLARFLPPDFNLTPSDITSMMNLCPYETAALGTISPFCTLFTEQEWHDYAYNVDLQFYGNYGLGAPSGRAQGIGYVLELASRLAGRLIPTSDTSINSTYDNNAAQFPLHQPLYMDMSHDDVIVAVLAALGLEYFKYGEDGLPDEIEHAPERTFRLNEIVPFGARLVSEVWTCPAGPKMRFKELDATLYTNPSVRGTDYIRFVLNGAPLPTQGLVGCERAENGFCALTDFLGGVAKLKEKAMYQVACFGNYTTGHQVGDGRPE